In Natrinema amylolyticum, the following are encoded in one genomic region:
- a CDS encoding helix-turn-helix domain-containing protein yields the protein MAKLQRALDDVRSIELDNAFYVEDGTWLESLTVTSNAGFDPETVLEGISGASLFYSSEIPTASDDLEIRRLTLLANESYPFILSLVLRQEAIPNRIVLQNGVFEVVTTARDWDQFRSMADEIQETLGEFELLSVTQDEEPGEPLDSGRLTEVIVSKLTDDQLAVLETAYTRGYFDVPRDASETDLADELDVTQSTVNERLRTAERTLLELIYGPRD from the coding sequence ATGGCGAAGCTCCAGCGGGCGCTGGACGACGTCCGGAGCATCGAACTCGACAACGCGTTCTACGTCGAGGACGGGACGTGGCTCGAGTCGCTAACCGTCACCTCGAACGCTGGCTTCGATCCCGAGACGGTTCTCGAGGGGATTTCCGGCGCGTCGCTGTTCTACAGCAGCGAAATCCCGACCGCGTCCGACGATCTCGAGATCCGTCGGCTCACTCTCTTGGCGAACGAGTCCTACCCGTTCATCCTGAGCCTCGTGTTGCGCCAGGAGGCAATTCCGAACCGGATCGTCCTCCAGAACGGTGTCTTCGAAGTCGTGACGACCGCGCGCGACTGGGACCAATTCCGCTCGATGGCCGACGAGATCCAGGAGACGCTGGGCGAATTCGAGCTGCTGTCGGTCACTCAGGATGAGGAGCCCGGCGAGCCACTGGACAGCGGCCGACTGACGGAGGTCATCGTCTCGAAACTCACCGACGACCAGCTGGCGGTCCTCGAGACGGCCTACACCCGCGGCTACTTCGACGTGCCCCGGGACGCGTCGGAGACGGACCTCGCGGACGAACTGGACGTCACCCAGTCGACGGTCAACGAGCGACTCCGGACCGCCGAGCGGACCCTGCTCGAACTCATCTACGGGCCTCGCGATTGA
- a CDS encoding SLC13 family permease, with translation MGDGSGERGMTATVPSRQVLGLFAAVVVLVAGTVRPPPAALTVEGQRTLAVFLSALALWLTRPVPYVVSSVLSVTLLFALGIVDSFSAATTGFTSTLVFFLLCLLLLGDATASVGLDRRLARRLLTADSTPRRALRSVAGSVLALALVMPSAMARAITFIPIVKRLAGAFGSDDGFESAAFLVLGHVNPIASMALMTGGGMALVTSEIVATSVRPITWVDWAVLMVPPTILLYALAAVAAGLFARVGGEATVGANGAPRPNANDDGIRTRADGDGIEVRADGDESQPDPDGGTAALTRDQRLVGLVLFGAVASWIGGSFVGLPTVVPAVAAVTVLSLPSVGVITAEDIANVSWGVIFLIGAMLSILDAMNATGAITAVIDALTRLIPFAALADWQIVAVLIAIAVGIRTLFSTGSAAIVVALPIVLEFGGVFGIDRLPLALTVLLVVGSTTILPFNTTAVLVSMDRGPLSHRDVAAFGLVTMGLSIVVAALAWLLYWPLVS, from the coding sequence ATGGGTGATGGATCCGGCGAGCGAGGGATGACTGCGACGGTGCCGTCACGGCAGGTCCTGGGACTGTTCGCGGCCGTCGTCGTGCTCGTCGCCGGAACGGTACGTCCCCCGCCGGCGGCGCTGACCGTCGAGGGCCAACGCACGCTGGCCGTCTTCCTGTCGGCGCTCGCATTGTGGCTGACGCGGCCCGTTCCGTACGTCGTCTCGAGCGTTCTCAGCGTCACGTTGCTGTTCGCGCTGGGGATCGTCGACTCGTTCAGTGCGGCGACGACGGGCTTTACGTCGACGCTCGTGTTCTTTCTGCTCTGCCTCCTGTTGCTGGGCGACGCGACGGCGAGCGTCGGACTCGATCGGCGGCTGGCGCGACGGCTGCTGACTGCGGACAGCACGCCGCGCCGGGCGCTGCGCTCGGTCGCCGGTAGCGTCCTCGCGCTGGCGCTGGTGATGCCCTCCGCGATGGCCCGTGCGATCACGTTCATTCCGATCGTGAAGCGACTCGCGGGCGCGTTCGGATCGGACGACGGGTTCGAGAGCGCAGCGTTTCTCGTCCTCGGCCACGTCAACCCCATCGCGTCGATGGCGCTCATGACCGGCGGCGGGATGGCGCTGGTCACCTCCGAGATCGTCGCGACGTCGGTGCGGCCGATCACGTGGGTCGACTGGGCCGTGTTGATGGTGCCGCCGACGATCCTCCTGTACGCGCTGGCGGCCGTCGCCGCGGGGCTCTTCGCGCGGGTCGGTGGGGAAGCGACGGTCGGCGCGAACGGTGCGCCCCGGCCGAACGCGAACGACGACGGAATCAGGACGCGAGCTGACGGCGACGGAATCGAGGTGCGAGCGGACGGCGACGAGAGCCAGCCGGACCCGGACGGCGGGACGGCCGCGCTGACGCGCGACCAGCGTCTCGTAGGACTCGTCCTCTTCGGCGCCGTCGCGAGCTGGATCGGCGGCTCGTTCGTCGGGCTTCCGACGGTGGTCCCGGCGGTCGCGGCGGTCACGGTGCTCTCGCTCCCGTCCGTCGGCGTTATCACGGCCGAAGATATCGCGAACGTGAGCTGGGGTGTCATCTTCCTGATCGGCGCGATGCTGTCGATACTAGACGCGATGAACGCGACGGGAGCGATTACGGCCGTTATCGACGCGCTGACGCGGTTGATCCCGTTCGCGGCGCTTGCAGACTGGCAGATCGTCGCCGTGTTGATCGCCATCGCCGTCGGCATCCGGACCCTGTTTTCGACCGGCTCGGCGGCGATCGTCGTCGCGCTCCCGATCGTCCTCGAGTTCGGGGGCGTCTTCGGTATCGATCGGCTGCCGCTCGCGCTGACCGTCTTACTGGTCGTCGGCTCGACGACGATCCTGCCGTTCAACACGACTGCAGTGCTGGTCTCGATGGATCGCGGGCCGCTGTCACACCGCGACGTCGCCGCGTTCGGCCTCGTGACGATGGGGCTCTCGATCGTCGTCGCCGCGCTCGCGTGGCTCCTCTACTGGCCGCTGGTGAGCTGA
- a CDS encoding DUF2391 family protein produces MKLRRPRRPRDFRLADSAQQIVGGFLLAGPFVVTEEVWVLAGSMNLYQAIGTVIVVFGIGYGALYTADTTRDPDDEQEVAGIPLRFISLMIVSFGAVTVLALLLDAPDTFLGDARAACEPVRLVRTPGPFLETTAIACERVLVTFKAVSVGSVFSVVGAATADSIFAK; encoded by the coding sequence ATGAAACTTCGCCGACCGCGCCGGCCGCGCGATTTCCGGCTCGCGGACTCCGCCCAGCAGATCGTCGGCGGGTTCCTGCTCGCCGGTCCGTTCGTGGTCACTGAGGAGGTCTGGGTGCTCGCGGGGAGTATGAATCTCTATCAGGCGATCGGGACCGTGATCGTGGTGTTCGGGATCGGCTACGGAGCGTTGTACACGGCCGATACGACTCGCGACCCGGACGACGAACAGGAGGTCGCCGGGATCCCGCTCCGGTTTATTTCGCTGATGATCGTCTCGTTCGGCGCAGTGACCGTGCTCGCGCTCTTACTGGACGCGCCGGACACCTTCCTCGGGGACGCTAGGGCCGCCTGCGAGCCCGTTCGACTCGTTCGCACCCCCGGTCCGTTTCTCGAGACCACCGCGATCGCTTGCGAGCGGGTGCTGGTCACGTTCAAGGCCGTGAGCGTGGGATCCGTGTTCAGCGTCGTCGGCGCGGCGACGGCCGACAGCATCTTCGCGAAATAG
- a CDS encoding GNAT family N-acetyltransferase encodes MEIREPEPDEAERIREVVDSSMTTSFRLSPGQIDGMTDDQFGDDAVADKIDDESTLLHIVEAGEGIEGTAIAGFVEGRLEDEWGEVNWLFVDPEHRGKGIGTELYETASETLRDRGADHVCVTVLEANTEGHQFVEQFGLEHNGDRRIEVAGESLVKYVYADSDVDVTLPTESRAEGEDAEDEEFPEAETTDGHLTVTDDGETAYIARDEEESGTAASFFVTYEDEEHSEQYGFYCANCGSLDVSMAEMDRLECSDCGNEHAERSEESYDDSYL; translated from the coding sequence ATGGAGATTCGGGAACCGGAGCCGGACGAGGCCGAGCGGATTCGGGAAGTCGTAGACAGCTCGATGACGACCTCGTTCAGGCTCAGTCCGGGACAGATCGACGGGATGACCGACGATCAGTTCGGCGACGACGCCGTCGCTGACAAGATCGACGACGAGAGCACACTGCTCCACATCGTCGAGGCCGGCGAGGGGATAGAGGGTACGGCCATCGCCGGGTTCGTCGAAGGCCGACTCGAGGACGAGTGGGGCGAGGTGAACTGGCTCTTCGTCGACCCGGAACACCGAGGGAAGGGGATCGGGACGGAGCTCTACGAGACCGCGAGCGAGACGCTCCGCGATCGGGGAGCCGACCACGTCTGCGTCACCGTCCTCGAGGCGAACACCGAGGGCCACCAGTTCGTCGAACAGTTCGGCCTCGAGCACAACGGGGACCGGCGCATCGAGGTCGCCGGTGAGTCCCTCGTGAAGTACGTGTACGCCGATTCGGACGTTGACGTGACTCTCCCGACGGAGTCGCGGGCCGAGGGCGAGGACGCGGAGGACGAGGAGTTCCCCGAAGCGGAGACGACCGACGGCCACCTGACGGTGACCGACGACGGCGAGACAGCGTACATCGCTCGCGACGAGGAGGAGTCGGGGACCGCGGCGTCGTTTTTCGTCACCTACGAGGACGAAGAGCATTCCGAACAGTACGGGTTCTACTGTGCGAACTGTGGTTCGCTCGACGTCTCGATGGCAGAGATGGATCGCCTCGAGTGCAGCGATTGTGGGAACGAGCACGCGGAACGCTCAGAGGAATCGTACGACGATTCGTACCTCTAG
- a CDS encoding universal stress protein, whose protein sequence is MHRVLLPVDTNESRALAQADYVKSLPNAAEAVEAYILFVFTEDSDDLPQEFEKFKSASRIGSVRRAQESLEEAGVDVTILEDSGDTEDDILEEAEAYDVDSIVLGGRKRSPVGKALFGSTTQGVILRSDRPVVVTGGGDA, encoded by the coding sequence ATGCATCGCGTGTTGCTGCCCGTCGATACCAACGAGAGCCGTGCACTGGCACAAGCCGACTACGTCAAATCGCTGCCCAACGCCGCCGAGGCGGTCGAGGCCTACATCCTGTTCGTCTTCACCGAGGACAGCGACGACCTCCCGCAGGAGTTCGAGAAGTTCAAGTCCGCCTCGCGAATCGGCTCCGTCCGCCGCGCACAGGAATCCCTCGAGGAGGCCGGCGTCGACGTGACGATCCTCGAGGACAGTGGCGATACCGAAGACGACATTCTCGAGGAGGCCGAGGCCTACGACGTCGATTCGATCGTCCTCGGCGGCCGGAAGCGCTCGCCCGTAGGCAAGGCGCTCTTCGGGAGTACGACACAGGGCGTCATTCTCCGCTCCGACCGCCCGGTGGTCGTCACCGGCGGCGGCGACGCGTAA
- a CDS encoding acyl-CoA synthetase, translating to MAWTVMPTYDDYETAREEFSWDLPEEYNPAVDFLRKHEDTSRTALRYEDPEDGLEMYSFDDLDERSDRLAAALADLGVEAGDRVGVVVPQKPQNPLTHLANWKLGAVSVPLTVLFGRDALQYRLADSEAKAVVVDPSVRETVDEICAECPELEHVIELGDGDSVGGEAHAFDDLVAAREPGIEVYDATPETPTAIMYTSGSTGPPKGVRHSHALWLGRAAAAYNYFDQGLAEGEATLWTPADWAWGAALGGTLFAAWHHGCPVVGWPRDGFDPEAVYDLLERHDVTAAFMPPTALRMLTGVDDPEGQYDLSLETFASAGEPLTSEVVDWVEATFADVAINEFYGQTELNLVVGNSATWFDTRPGSMGKPFPGYEIAVFDPDTGERLERGEVGELAVKPGDRRVFFDEYHGLPEKTANKRTESGWFLTDDLVERDDDGYVWFVSRADDVILTSGYRVGPMEVEDAILTHEAIEQAGVVGVPDDTRGEAIKAFVEPAVDDYDADELRAEIRDLVRDRLAEYEYPQHVTFVERLPTTTTGKIRRRSLREREGIDEE from the coding sequence ATGGCCTGGACGGTTATGCCGACCTACGACGACTACGAGACCGCTCGCGAAGAGTTCTCGTGGGACCTCCCCGAGGAGTACAACCCCGCCGTCGACTTCCTCCGGAAACACGAGGACACGAGTCGGACGGCATTGCGGTACGAGGATCCCGAGGACGGCCTCGAGATGTACTCGTTCGACGACCTCGACGAGCGGTCGGATCGCCTCGCCGCCGCGCTGGCCGACCTCGGAGTCGAGGCCGGCGACCGGGTGGGCGTCGTGGTCCCGCAGAAACCCCAGAACCCGCTCACGCATCTGGCGAACTGGAAACTCGGCGCGGTCTCGGTGCCGCTGACTGTCCTCTTCGGTCGCGACGCCCTGCAGTATCGCCTCGCGGACAGCGAGGCGAAAGCGGTCGTCGTCGATCCGAGCGTCCGCGAGACCGTCGACGAGATCTGCGCGGAGTGTCCCGAACTCGAGCACGTGATCGAACTCGGCGACGGCGACTCGGTCGGTGGAGAGGCCCACGCCTTCGACGACCTCGTCGCGGCCCGCGAGCCCGGAATCGAGGTCTACGACGCCACCCCCGAGACGCCGACGGCGATCATGTACACCAGCGGCTCGACGGGGCCGCCGAAGGGGGTCCGCCACAGCCACGCGCTCTGGCTCGGACGGGCCGCCGCGGCGTACAACTACTTCGATCAGGGGCTGGCCGAGGGCGAGGCGACGCTGTGGACTCCGGCGGACTGGGCCTGGGGCGCGGCGCTGGGCGGAACGCTGTTCGCGGCGTGGCACCACGGCTGTCCGGTCGTCGGCTGGCCCCGCGACGGGTTCGACCCCGAGGCGGTCTACGATCTGCTCGAGCGCCACGACGTGACCGCGGCGTTCATGCCGCCGACCGCGCTCCGGATGCTGACGGGCGTCGACGATCCCGAAGGGCAGTACGACCTTTCCCTCGAGACGTTCGCCTCGGCCGGCGAGCCGCTCACGTCGGAGGTCGTCGACTGGGTCGAGGCGACGTTCGCGGACGTCGCGATCAACGAGTTCTACGGCCAGACCGAACTCAATCTCGTCGTCGGCAACTCGGCGACCTGGTTCGACACGCGGCCGGGCAGCATGGGAAAACCGTTTCCCGGCTACGAGATTGCGGTGTTCGATCCCGACACAGGCGAGCGACTCGAGCGCGGCGAGGTCGGCGAACTCGCGGTGAAGCCGGGCGATCGACGGGTCTTCTTCGACGAGTATCACGGCCTGCCGGAGAAGACGGCGAACAAGCGGACCGAATCGGGGTGGTTCCTGACCGACGACCTCGTCGAGCGCGACGACGACGGCTACGTCTGGTTCGTCTCCCGAGCCGATGACGTCATCCTCACCAGCGGCTACCGCGTCGGACCGATGGAAGTCGAGGACGCGATCCTCACTCACGAGGCCATCGAGCAGGCTGGCGTCGTCGGGGTCCCCGACGACACCCGCGGCGAGGCGATCAAGGCGTTCGTCGAACCGGCCGTCGACGACTACGACGCCGACGAACTCCGCGCGGAGATCCGCGATCTGGTTCGCGATCGACTCGCCGAGTACGAGTACCCCCAGCACGTCACGTTCGTCGAGCGGCTCCCGACAACGACGACCGGCAAGATCCGCCGTCGCTCCTTGCGAGAGCGTGAGGGAATCGACGAGGAGTGA
- a CDS encoding Rieske (2Fe-2S) protein — protein MTDPARVTLEDDDESTSVRVYDDEGDVSTGDATFRFSVDGGTGGDSSGEGTDAAAGKSGAADGADSRRIAPLADVPTDGTLRCEARRDRRGTELILRRAGDEVSAWRNSCPHKPEVRIDPGPGAIVRDDQLVCHEHGARFECDDGVCTMGPCRGDALDSIAVTVRDGTVYLTDDRFDSCRLLGE, from the coding sequence ATGACCGATCCCGCCCGCGTAACGCTCGAGGACGACGACGAATCGACGTCCGTCCGCGTCTACGACGACGAGGGCGACGTGTCGACCGGCGACGCGACGTTTCGATTCAGCGTCGACGGCGGAACCGGAGGCGACTCGAGCGGCGAGGGGACCGACGCAGCGGCCGGGAAGAGCGGAGCGGCCGACGGTGCCGATTCCCGCCGAATCGCACCGCTCGCGGACGTACCGACGGACGGGACGCTCCGGTGTGAGGCGCGACGCGACCGTCGCGGGACGGAACTGATCCTTCGACGGGCAGGGGACGAGGTGTCCGCGTGGCGGAACTCGTGTCCGCACAAGCCCGAGGTCCGCATCGACCCCGGTCCGGGGGCGATCGTCCGCGACGACCAACTGGTGTGTCACGAACACGGTGCGCGCTTCGAGTGCGACGACGGCGTCTGTACGATGGGTCCGTGTCGGGGCGACGCGCTCGACTCGATCGCGGTTACCGTTCGCGACGGGACCGTCTATCTGACCGACGACCGCTTCGATTCGTGTCGCCTGCTGGGCGAGTAA
- a CDS encoding response regulator, which translates to MSPPIEDAITILLVEPNPGDARLFSESFDDANIASEIHTVTDGEDALDFVYQRNDRTDSPRPDMILLDFQLPDVDGADVLSELKSEPALRSIPVIVMTSSASEEDIARSYDLHANAYVQKPVEPDEFIELGRSFEDFWLTFVRFPDDR; encoded by the coding sequence ATGTCTCCACCGATCGAGGACGCGATCACCATTCTATTGGTCGAACCGAACCCTGGCGATGCCCGCCTGTTCTCCGAATCGTTCGACGATGCGAACATCGCGAGCGAGATTCATACCGTCACCGACGGCGAGGACGCGCTCGATTTCGTCTACCAGCGAAACGATCGCACGGACAGCCCGCGTCCGGACATGATCCTGCTCGACTTCCAGCTTCCCGACGTCGACGGCGCGGACGTCCTCTCCGAACTCAAATCGGAACCGGCACTGCGTTCGATCCCCGTGATCGTAATGACGAGTTCGGCGTCCGAAGAGGACATCGCCCGCTCCTACGACCTCCACGCGAACGCGTACGTCCAGAAACCGGTCGAACCCGACGAGTTCATCGAACTCGGCCGCTCGTTCGAGGACTTCTGGTTGACGTTCGTCCGCTTTCCCGACGACCGATAA
- a CDS encoding TIGR01548 family HAD-type hydrolase produces MNADAVILDIDGVLVDVADSYRRAIVESVDAVYDRTIRKDDIQEFKDAGGFNNDWELTYAAALYILAAEEGYGESLEAFTDDIAAAGGGLEAAESVVREAIGARATQRVTDRWDRERLRDVFQQLYLGDELYRGLEGGEPDLERETPGFIHDEPVVLEPEARDRLLADYDVGVLTGRPAAEAEIALDRVGLDDAVALEHRFTMDDWEEGKPHPRALTTLAERFDADSVVFVGDTLDDVRTAVNASEADPDREYHGIGVLTGGLTGESGRRKYESEGAAAVLESVNAVPDWLES; encoded by the coding sequence ATGAACGCAGATGCCGTTATTCTGGACATCGACGGCGTTCTCGTCGACGTCGCCGACTCCTACCGGCGGGCGATCGTCGAGTCCGTCGACGCCGTCTACGACCGGACGATCCGTAAGGACGACATTCAGGAATTCAAGGACGCGGGCGGGTTCAACAACGACTGGGAGCTGACGTACGCCGCCGCGCTCTACATCCTCGCGGCCGAGGAGGGCTACGGGGAGTCGCTCGAGGCCTTTACCGACGATATCGCCGCCGCGGGCGGCGGCCTCGAGGCGGCCGAGAGCGTCGTCCGCGAGGCGATCGGCGCGCGGGCGACCCAGCGCGTGACCGACCGCTGGGACCGCGAGCGGCTCCGCGACGTCTTCCAGCAACTGTATCTCGGCGACGAACTCTATCGCGGGCTCGAGGGGGGCGAACCGGACCTCGAGCGCGAGACGCCGGGGTTCATCCACGACGAACCGGTGGTGCTCGAGCCCGAGGCCCGCGATCGGCTGCTCGCGGACTACGACGTGGGCGTCCTGACCGGGCGGCCGGCGGCCGAGGCCGAAATCGCCCTCGATCGAGTGGGACTCGACGACGCGGTGGCGCTCGAGCACCGCTTCACGATGGACGACTGGGAGGAAGGGAAGCCCCATCCACGCGCGCTGACGACCCTCGCGGAGCGGTTCGACGCCGATTCGGTCGTCTTCGTCGGCGACACGCTAGACGACGTTCGGACGGCGGTCAACGCGAGCGAGGCGGATCCGGACCGGGAGTACCACGGGATCGGCGTCCTGACCGGCGGACTGACCGGCGAGTCGGGCCGCCGGAAGTACGAGAGCGAGGGCGCAGCGGCGGTCCTCGAGTCGGTCAATGCAGTGCCGGACTGGCTCGAGTCGTAG
- a CDS encoding UPF0146 family protein has protein sequence MAHSRRNLDAIIDYVDEYEQVVEIGIGRRTDLARALAQRGVSVTATDVHDRDVPDGVTFVRDDVVDPDSSVYAGADAVYARNLPPELHRPALTVARDTDADLLFTTLGGDQPAVPVERVTVEAGTLYVARARPE, from the coding sequence GTGGCCCACTCTCGCCGGAATCTCGATGCAATAATCGATTACGTTGACGAGTACGAACAGGTAGTCGAGATCGGGATCGGCCGCCGGACCGATCTCGCTCGAGCGCTCGCCCAACGCGGGGTTTCCGTCACCGCGACGGACGTCCACGACCGCGACGTTCCGGACGGCGTGACGTTCGTCCGCGACGACGTCGTCGATCCCGACTCGTCGGTCTACGCCGGGGCGGACGCGGTGTACGCGCGGAACCTGCCGCCGGAACTTCACCGGCCGGCGCTGACGGTGGCTCGAGACACCGACGCCGATCTCCTGTTCACGACGTTAGGCGGCGACCAGCCCGCGGTGCCGGTCGAACGGGTGACGGTCGAAGCGGGGACGCTGTACGTCGCTCGAGCGCGCCCGGAGTGA
- a CDS encoding archaemetzincin family Zn-dependent metalloprotease has product MLVDIVPVGNVSAEVKRAASTALRSVYDCDVSVNDSQSVPNGAYDSDRNQYSAETFIQLAERVGRGEKNIAITPQDLFYRRRNYVFGLAYLDGSGSVVSTYRLQTSSDGGFSNQSAADIFEDRVRKEIVHEIGHTYGLEHCDNNRCVMNFSPTVREVDIKEENLCGSCQRLIS; this is encoded by the coding sequence ATGCTCGTCGATATCGTGCCGGTCGGCAACGTGTCCGCCGAGGTCAAGCGGGCCGCCTCCACCGCGTTGCGATCGGTCTACGACTGCGACGTGTCGGTCAACGACTCGCAGTCGGTCCCCAACGGAGCCTACGACTCCGACCGGAATCAGTACTCCGCGGAAACGTTCATCCAACTCGCCGAACGGGTCGGCCGCGGCGAAAAGAACATCGCGATCACCCCACAGGATCTCTTCTACCGGCGTCGAAACTACGTCTTCGGTCTGGCCTACCTCGATGGCAGCGGGAGCGTCGTCTCGACCTATCGGCTCCAGACCTCGAGCGACGGCGGCTTCTCGAACCAGAGCGCCGCCGACATCTTCGAGGACCGCGTCCGCAAGGAGATTGTCCACGAGATCGGCCACACCTACGGGCTCGAGCACTGCGACAACAACCGTTGCGTGATGAACTTCTCGCCGACCGTTCGCGAAGTCGACATCAAAGAAGAGAACCTCTGTGGGAGCTGTCAGCGGCTGATTAGCTGA